Below is a window of 'Nostoc azollae' 0708 DNA.
TGCTCCCTTGGATTTTTTCTCTCCGTAATTTCTCTCTGTGGCAGTTTAGGGTGCGGAATGTGGGTTAAATTCCATAACTTAGGCAAATCTTCAGAAAGAAAATCAAAACCAATTTCCTGAAGATATTTTTGAAAATTAGAATCTATATGAAAATATGCTTATTGAAGAATATCTACTAGTTTCAATAAGTCATTAATATATTTTCCTGCATGATTAATATTTCCATTAATAAAGCTGAGAGGATTATTAACCTCATGGGTAATACCCCCTAGTAATTGTCCTAAATTAGACATTTTTTCAGTTTTAATTAATTATGTTTGGGCGATTTTCAATTCTTGT
It encodes the following:
- a CDS encoding histidine kinase dimerization/phospho-acceptor domain-containing protein translates to MSNLGQLLGGITHEVNNPLSFINGNINHAGKYINDLLKLVDILQ